In a genomic window of Micromonospora cremea:
- a CDS encoding hemolysin family protein, whose protein sequence is MPLVGFAALTAGNAFFVAAEFALVTVDRAEIDRRAAAGDEAALTVRTALRELSFQLSGAQLGITITALLTGYLAEPALARIFTPLLRPVAGDSTERFTPFLALALATLISMLFGELVPKNAALARPMPAALATAGPMHTFSRTFGWVIRGLNGSANRLVRALGVEPQEELRSARSPEELGLLAAISARAGALPTDTAMLLRRTIRFGDKRAAEAMTPRVDVVALRATATVAELLQLSRETGRTRFPVYEETLDLVTGVAGVPDALGVPLAARTSTMVGSVAREPVYVPESLDLDGVLAALKAAGADLAIVVDEYGGTDGVVTIEDLVEELVGEIADEFDPASVDDAGPVELTVPGGERTVLVDGVLRSDELAEQTGFRLPEGPYETLAGYLMARLGHIPLPGETVEAVGWEFTVVEVERHRVEQVRVLRPAEPDDDD, encoded by the coding sequence CTGCCCCTGGTCGGCTTCGCTGCGCTGACCGCCGGCAACGCGTTCTTCGTCGCGGCCGAATTCGCCCTGGTCACGGTCGATCGCGCGGAGATCGACCGCCGTGCCGCCGCCGGCGACGAGGCCGCCCTGACGGTACGCACCGCACTGCGCGAGCTGTCCTTCCAGCTCTCCGGGGCACAGCTCGGCATCACCATCACTGCGCTGCTCACCGGCTACCTGGCCGAGCCGGCCCTGGCCCGGATCTTCACCCCGCTGCTGCGCCCGGTGGCGGGGGACAGCACCGAGCGGTTCACCCCGTTCCTGGCGCTGGCCCTGGCCACCCTGATCTCCATGCTCTTCGGCGAACTGGTGCCCAAGAACGCGGCGCTGGCCCGGCCGATGCCGGCCGCGCTGGCCACCGCCGGCCCCATGCACACCTTCTCCCGGACGTTCGGCTGGGTGATCCGGGGCTTGAACGGCTCGGCGAACCGGCTCGTCCGGGCTCTCGGGGTGGAGCCGCAGGAGGAGCTTCGGAGCGCCCGCTCACCGGAGGAGCTGGGCCTCCTGGCGGCCATTTCGGCCCGGGCGGGGGCGCTGCCCACGGACACCGCGATGCTGCTGCGCCGCACCATCCGTTTCGGCGACAAGCGGGCGGCCGAGGCGATGACCCCGCGGGTGGACGTCGTCGCGCTGCGCGCCACGGCCACCGTGGCCGAGTTGCTCCAGCTGTCCCGGGAGACCGGACGGACCCGGTTTCCGGTGTACGAGGAGACCCTGGACCTGGTCACCGGCGTGGCCGGGGTGCCGGACGCGCTCGGGGTGCCGCTGGCCGCCCGGACGTCGACCATGGTCGGCTCGGTGGCCCGCGAGCCGGTGTACGTGCCGGAGAGCCTGGACCTGGACGGCGTGCTGGCCGCGCTGAAGGCCGCCGGGGCCGACCTGGCCATCGTGGTCGACGAGTACGGCGGCACGGACGGCGTGGTAACCATCGAGGACCTGGTCGAGGAGCTGGTCGGGGAGATCGCCGACGAGTTCGATCCGGCCAGTGTGGACGACGCCGGTCCGGTCGAGCTGACCGTGCCGGGCGGGGAGCGCACCGTGCTGGTCGACGGGGTGCTGCGCTCCGACGAGCTGGCCGAGCAGACCGGCTTCCGGCTGCCCGAGGGACCGTACGAGACGCTGGCCGGGTACCTGATGGCCCGGCTCGGGCACATCCCGCTGCCCGGCGAGACGGTCGAGGCGGTTGGCTGGGAGTTCACCGTGGTGGAGGTGGAGCGACACCGGGTCGAGCAGGTCCGGGTGCTGCGCCCGGCGGAGCCGGACGACGATGACTGA
- a CDS encoding hemolysin family protein, giving the protein MTELLVTVLLLLGNGFFVGSEFALIASRRTVIEPLAAGSKRARWALSAMNQIPLMIAGAQLGITVCSLGLGAIAEPALAHLLESPFHAIGLPERAVHPVAFVLALGVVVFLHTVVGEMVPKNITLAGPERSALWLGPAMLAFCVATKPLLLAMKWAARRILAFWRIEASEAVKTVFTAEELAGLVSQARTEGLLDAEQHARITGALALHTRTAADAWQPWSTVVTVAEDVSPASLEVLATRTGRSRFPVVQRSTRRVLGFVHVKDVLGYSGHARRAPVPAEVYRPLAVVPPERTLADLLLAMRRERRHMVLVSDGRRPLGVVTLDDVLTAIVG; this is encoded by the coding sequence ATGACTGAGCTGCTGGTGACCGTACTGCTGCTGCTCGGCAACGGGTTCTTCGTGGGCAGCGAGTTCGCGCTCATCGCGTCCCGGCGGACGGTGATCGAGCCGCTGGCCGCCGGCTCGAAGCGGGCCCGGTGGGCCCTGTCGGCGATGAATCAGATCCCCCTGATGATCGCCGGGGCGCAGCTCGGCATCACGGTCTGCTCCCTGGGCCTCGGCGCGATCGCCGAGCCCGCGCTGGCCCACCTGCTGGAGTCGCCGTTCCACGCGATCGGTCTGCCCGAGCGGGCGGTGCACCCGGTGGCGTTCGTGCTGGCGTTGGGCGTGGTGGTCTTCCTGCACACGGTGGTCGGCGAGATGGTGCCGAAGAACATCACGCTGGCCGGTCCGGAACGCTCCGCGCTCTGGCTCGGCCCGGCCATGCTGGCGTTCTGCGTGGCCACCAAGCCGCTGCTGCTGGCGATGAAGTGGGCGGCCCGGCGGATCCTCGCGTTCTGGCGGATCGAGGCGTCCGAGGCGGTGAAGACGGTGTTCACCGCGGAGGAGTTGGCCGGGCTGGTCTCCCAGGCGCGCACCGAGGGGTTGCTCGACGCCGAGCAGCACGCCCGGATCACCGGTGCCCTGGCCCTGCACACCCGGACCGCCGCGGACGCGTGGCAGCCGTGGTCGACGGTGGTGACGGTGGCCGAGGACGTCTCGCCCGCGTCGCTGGAGGTGCTGGCGACCCGGACCGGCCGGTCCCGGTTCCCGGTGGTGCAGCGATCCACCCGGCGGGTGCTCGGCTTCGTACACGTCAAGGACGTGCTCGGGTACTCCGGCCATGCCCGCCGGGCACCGGTGCCGGCAGAGGTCTACCGGCCGCTGGCGGTGGTGCCGCCGGAGCGTACGCTCGCCGATCTGCTGCTGGCCATGCGCCGCGAGCGGAGGCACATGGTGCTGGTCAGCGACGGCCGGCGCCCGCTCGGTGTGGTCACGCTCGACGACGTATTGACCGCGATAGTTGGCTGA
- a CDS encoding NlpC/P60 family protein, protein MPPHRHAPKLPARPGGLRRVAHRLLVLVAAAAVGAGVLSAPVQAAPTVDEIEAQIDKQWEQLEPTIEQYNKVRSQLKANRKKSSELQKKIEPLALQSELALNRVGDLASRYYMSGPSHDIGALLVSAKPDTLTEQLTVLDRLAARERKEVEGVLAVRAKYDGQKQKLDALIATQTKQQNELAAKKKQIDGEIKRLEASLPKTTVKTEGCPTINGVVSAAARTAIRTACGKIGKPYVWGATGPNSFDCSGLTQYAYKAAGISLTHHTGDQWHEGKAISRADARPGDLVFFFSDLHHVGLYLGNDKMVHAPRAGKPVQVASINYMPVAGFRRPG, encoded by the coding sequence ATGCCCCCTCATCGTCACGCCCCGAAACTGCCCGCTCGGCCGGGCGGTCTGCGCCGGGTCGCCCACCGTCTACTCGTTCTGGTCGCCGCCGCGGCCGTCGGCGCCGGCGTGCTCTCCGCGCCCGTGCAGGCCGCGCCCACGGTCGACGAGATCGAGGCGCAGATCGACAAGCAGTGGGAGCAGTTGGAGCCCACCATCGAGCAGTACAACAAGGTGCGGTCGCAGCTGAAGGCCAACCGGAAGAAGTCGTCCGAACTGCAGAAGAAGATCGAGCCGCTGGCGCTGCAGAGCGAGCTGGCGCTCAACCGGGTCGGTGACCTCGCCTCCCGCTACTACATGTCGGGTCCCTCCCACGACATCGGCGCGCTGCTGGTCAGCGCCAAGCCGGACACGCTCACCGAGCAGCTCACCGTTCTCGACCGGCTGGCCGCGCGGGAGCGCAAGGAGGTCGAGGGCGTGCTGGCCGTACGGGCCAAGTACGACGGCCAGAAGCAGAAGCTGGACGCGCTGATCGCCACCCAGACCAAGCAGCAGAACGAGCTGGCGGCGAAGAAGAAGCAGATCGACGGCGAGATCAAGCGCCTCGAGGCGTCCCTGCCGAAGACCACGGTCAAGACCGAGGGCTGCCCGACCATCAACGGCGTGGTCAGCGCGGCGGCCCGCACCGCGATCCGGACCGCCTGCGGCAAGATCGGCAAGCCGTACGTCTGGGGCGCCACCGGCCCGAACTCGTTCGACTGCTCGGGCCTGACCCAGTACGCCTACAAGGCGGCGGGGATCAGCCTGACCCACCACACGGGTGACCAGTGGCACGAGGGCAAGGCCATCTCCCGGGCCGATGCCCGCCCCGGTGACCTGGTCTTCTTCTTCAGCGACCTGCACCATGTCGGCCTGTACCTGGGTAACGACAAGATGGTGCACGCGCCGCGCGCCGGTAAACCGGTGCAGGTGGCCAGCATCAACTACATGCCGGTCGCCGGGTTCCGCAGACCCGGCTGA
- a CDS encoding N-acetylmuramoyl-L-alanine amidase → MVDAPSNPVHRPARALLAAAVVAAATAVPLPAGPAAAAPTADRQQQYAAAATEYGVPADVLLGVSYLESRWDSNAGTPSTSGGYGPMHLTDARHVVALPGRGHHDAGTEDPRGDDSRPARALAPRPAEEPAPPAAALQTVDAAAALTGADPESLRTDASVNIRGGAALLAAYQREIGAPVGADTDPAAWYGAVARYAGADSADAAAAFADEVFTTIGAGESRVTDDGQRITLAARAIQPQRSWLDRLGLRRLARPDGLECPRTISCEWIPAPYEAFGAGDYGNHDLSDRPGRQKIEYIVIHDTEASWATTLQLVQDPTYVSWHYSLRSVDGHIAQHVKTKDVAWHAGNWYVDAKSIGLEHEGFAAQGTWYTEAMYRTSAKLVRHLAQRLGIPLDRQHIIGHDNVPGTVAANVPGMHWDPGPYWDWTHYFNLLHAPRLDTGIPASGLVRIDPDYATNQPAFTGCVTSGVPCAPRGSSAVVLRSAPSADAPLVNDIALRPDGTPNTMAVSDHGARASAGQTYALAGRQGDWTAIWYLGQRAWFHNPASAPTASWTVGVVATPKPGRATIPLYGRAYPEEAAYPAGVPYQPISPLQYTLSAGQRYAVGAVLPGEYYKATTFDGSSPGDWTVIRSQNRYAQIQFGHRIMYVDPADVQLLPSPVGAPG, encoded by the coding sequence GTGGTCGATGCACCGTCCAACCCTGTTCACCGGCCGGCGCGCGCACTGCTCGCCGCCGCCGTGGTCGCCGCCGCGACCGCGGTACCACTACCCGCCGGCCCAGCCGCGGCCGCACCCACCGCCGACCGCCAGCAGCAGTACGCCGCCGCGGCGACCGAGTACGGCGTGCCGGCCGACGTGCTGCTCGGTGTCTCCTATCTGGAATCGCGCTGGGACAGCAACGCCGGCACACCGAGCACCAGCGGCGGCTACGGCCCGATGCACCTGACCGACGCCCGGCACGTGGTCGCCCTACCCGGGCGCGGCCACCACGACGCCGGCACCGAAGACCCGCGCGGCGACGACTCCCGCCCCGCCCGGGCGTTGGCGCCCCGACCGGCCGAGGAGCCCGCGCCACCCGCCGCCGCGTTGCAGACCGTTGACGCCGCCGCCGCGCTGACCGGCGCCGATCCCGAGTCACTGCGTACCGACGCGAGCGTCAACATCCGTGGCGGCGCGGCACTGCTGGCCGCGTACCAGCGGGAGATCGGCGCTCCGGTGGGCGCCGACACCGACCCGGCAGCCTGGTACGGCGCGGTGGCCCGCTACGCCGGCGCGGACAGCGCGGACGCCGCGGCCGCCTTCGCCGACGAGGTGTTCACCACCATCGGCGCCGGCGAGTCCCGGGTGACCGACGACGGCCAGCGGATCACGCTGGCGGCCCGGGCGATCCAACCCCAGCGTTCCTGGCTGGACCGGCTGGGACTGCGCCGGCTCGCCCGCCCGGACGGGCTGGAGTGCCCCCGCACCATCTCCTGCGAGTGGATCCCGGCGCCGTACGAGGCGTTCGGCGCCGGGGACTACGGCAACCACGACCTCTCCGACCGACCCGGCCGGCAGAAGATCGAGTACATCGTCATCCACGACACCGAGGCGAGCTGGGCGACCACGCTGCAACTCGTCCAAGACCCCACCTACGTGAGCTGGCACTACTCGCTGCGCTCGGTGGACGGGCACATCGCCCAGCACGTGAAGACCAAGGACGTCGCCTGGCACGCCGGCAACTGGTACGTCGACGCCAAGTCGATCGGGCTGGAACACGAGGGCTTCGCCGCGCAGGGCACCTGGTACACCGAGGCGATGTACCGGACCTCCGCCAAACTGGTCCGGCACCTCGCCCAGCGGCTGGGTATCCCTCTGGACCGCCAGCACATCATCGGCCACGACAACGTGCCTGGCACCGTCGCGGCGAACGTGCCCGGGATGCACTGGGACCCGGGCCCGTACTGGGACTGGACGCACTACTTCAACCTGCTGCACGCGCCGCGGCTGGACACCGGCATCCCCGCCAGCGGGCTGGTCAGGATCGACCCGGACTACGCCACCAACCAGCCCGCGTTCACCGGCTGCGTCACCTCCGGCGTGCCGTGCGCACCGCGCGGCTCATCGGCGGTGGTGCTGCGCAGCGCGCCGTCCGCGGACGCGCCACTGGTCAACGACATCGCACTGCGCCCCGATGGCACCCCGAACACGATGGCCGTGTCGGACCACGGGGCCCGGGCGTCCGCCGGCCAGACGTACGCCCTCGCCGGCCGGCAGGGTGACTGGACGGCGATCTGGTATCTCGGGCAGCGGGCCTGGTTCCACAACCCGGCGTCCGCGCCGACCGCCAGCTGGACCGTCGGCGTGGTGGCCACCCCGAAGCCCGGGCGGGCCACCATCCCGTTGTACGGGCGGGCGTACCCCGAGGAGGCGGCGTACCCGGCCGGAGTGCCCTACCAGCCGATCTCGCCGCTCCAGTACACGCTGTCGGCCGGCCAGCGGTACGCCGTCGGCGCGGTGCTGCCGGGCGAGTACTACAAGGCCACCACGTTCGACGGCTCGTCGCCGGGCGACTGGACGGTCATCCGCAGCCAGAACCGGTACGCGCAGATCCAGTTCGGCCACCGGATCATGTACGTCGACCCCGCCGACGTGCAGCTCCTGCCGTCCCCGGTGGGCGCACCCGGCTGA
- a CDS encoding NlpC/P60 family protein encodes MAHHAPRPSSERSASAGPTSIVPRPRWSRFTTALAALVGVAVVLTGSATAAHADPSVAEIERQIDADWNKLEPIIERHNAARTDLAAKRKQADALAARIAPLERQVDAAMDKVSSLAVRAYKGENVSTVNAVLGSRSPSEVVGQLEMLDRFAHDQQQDVRQVSDLRDELARQKAPLDEMVAQLTRTEAQLAAKKKQINDEIDRLQKLRLKVYGNGGGGPLRPAPCPASYPGGGAGVAVKFACAQIGKPYVWGAEGPNSYDCSGLMLAAWAKAGVSLPHNAAQQSRVTKDVSRADLRAGDLVFYYSDIHHVGMYVGGGWVVHASQAGQPIKMKKVDDGPIHSYGRPG; translated from the coding sequence GTGGCTCACCATGCCCCGCGGCCGTCGTCCGAGCGGTCGGCGTCAGCCGGCCCGACGTCGATCGTGCCGCGCCCACGCTGGTCCCGCTTCACCACCGCCCTCGCCGCCCTGGTCGGCGTTGCCGTCGTCCTGACGGGCAGCGCCACGGCGGCCCACGCCGACCCGTCCGTCGCCGAGATCGAGCGCCAGATCGACGCCGACTGGAACAAGCTCGAACCGATCATCGAACGGCACAACGCCGCCCGGACCGACCTGGCCGCGAAGCGCAAGCAGGCCGACGCGCTGGCCGCCCGGATCGCCCCGCTGGAGCGCCAGGTCGACGCCGCGATGGACAAGGTCAGCTCCCTGGCTGTCCGCGCGTACAAGGGCGAGAACGTCTCCACCGTCAACGCCGTGCTGGGCAGCCGGTCGCCCAGCGAGGTGGTCGGGCAGCTCGAGATGCTCGACCGGTTCGCGCACGACCAGCAGCAGGACGTGCGGCAGGTGTCCGACCTGCGTGACGAGCTGGCCCGGCAGAAGGCGCCACTGGACGAGATGGTGGCCCAGCTGACCCGGACCGAGGCCCAGCTGGCGGCCAAGAAGAAGCAGATCAACGACGAGATCGACCGCCTGCAGAAGCTGCGTCTCAAGGTCTACGGCAACGGTGGCGGCGGCCCGCTGCGTCCGGCCCCGTGCCCGGCCAGCTACCCCGGCGGTGGTGCCGGCGTGGCCGTCAAGTTCGCCTGCGCGCAGATCGGCAAACCCTACGTGTGGGGCGCCGAGGGCCCGAACTCGTACGACTGCTCCGGGCTGATGCTGGCCGCCTGGGCCAAGGCCGGGGTGTCACTGCCGCACAACGCCGCCCAGCAGAGCCGGGTGACCAAGGACGTCAGCAGGGCCGACCTGCGCGCCGGCGACCTGGTCTTCTACTACAGCGACATCCACCACGTCGGCATGTACGTCGGCGGTGGCTGGGTCGTGCACGCCTCGCAGGCCGGTCAACCGATCAAGATGAAGAAGGTCGACGACGGCCCCATCCACAGCTACGGCCGCCCAGGCTGA
- the dcd gene encoding dCTP deaminase yields MLLSDRDLVSEIKAGTLGLEPFEPTLVQPSSIDVRLDRLFRVFNNHLYTHIDPAMQQDDLTSVVEVPDGEPFVLHPGEFVLASTLEVISLGNELAGRLEGKSSLGRLGLLTHSTAGFIDPGFSGHVTLELSNVANLPITLWPGMKIGQLCIFRLSSPAEHPYGSAVYGSRYQGQRGPTPSRAWQHWRTWPTR; encoded by the coding sequence ATGCTGCTCTCCGACCGCGACCTGGTCTCCGAGATCAAGGCCGGCACGCTGGGCCTGGAGCCGTTCGAGCCCACCCTGGTCCAACCGTCCAGCATCGACGTACGACTCGACCGGCTGTTCCGGGTCTTCAACAACCATCTCTACACCCACATCGACCCGGCGATGCAGCAGGACGACCTCACGTCGGTCGTCGAGGTGCCCGACGGCGAGCCGTTCGTGCTGCACCCGGGGGAGTTCGTGCTCGCCTCGACGCTGGAGGTGATCTCGCTCGGCAACGAGCTTGCCGGCCGACTGGAGGGCAAGTCGAGCCTGGGCCGGCTGGGCCTGCTCACGCATTCCACCGCCGGCTTCATCGACCCGGGCTTCTCCGGGCACGTGACGCTGGAGCTGTCCAACGTGGCGAACCTGCCGATCACCCTCTGGCCGGGCATGAAGATCGGGCAGCTCTGCATCTTCCGGCTCTCCTCTCCGGCCGAGCACCCGTACGGCTCGGCGGTCTACGGCTCGCGCTACCAGGGGCAGCGCGGGCCGACACCGAGCCGCGCCTGGCAGCACTGGCGCACCTGGCCGACCCGCTGA
- a CDS encoding pyridoxamine 5'-phosphate oxidase family protein gives MASWSEFAADEPRLADGIRVLLQQYGPGFGYLATVRADGGPRVHPVSPVITDEGLFCFILDSPKRRDLERDGRYALHSFPPEESDDEAYVAGRAWPVTDPAQVARLAQSARAAPQVDWRLFEFTVDVAMLARREHHGAGFPGGAPGGPAVQVWLDPHAPPAAAGPSSVPQTRPARRSRDVQRSAA, from the coding sequence ATGGCTTCCTGGTCCGAATTCGCCGCCGACGAGCCCCGACTCGCCGACGGGATCCGCGTTCTCCTCCAGCAGTACGGGCCGGGCTTCGGCTACCTGGCCACGGTCCGCGCCGACGGCGGGCCGCGGGTCCATCCGGTCTCCCCGGTCATCACCGACGAGGGTCTCTTCTGCTTCATTCTCGACTCGCCGAAGCGCCGCGACCTCGAACGCGACGGCCGTTACGCGCTGCACTCGTTCCCGCCGGAGGAGAGCGACGACGAGGCGTACGTGGCGGGGCGCGCCTGGCCGGTGACCGATCCGGCCCAGGTGGCCCGGCTGGCGCAGAGCGCGCGGGCTGCCCCGCAGGTCGACTGGCGGCTGTTCGAGTTCACCGTCGACGTGGCGATGCTGGCTCGCCGCGAGCACCACGGCGCCGGTTTCCCCGGTGGCGCGCCGGGTGGGCCGGCCGTTCAGGTCTGGCTCGACCCGCACGCTCCGCCCGCGGCGGCCGGGCCGTCCTCCGTACCGCAGACCCGCCCGGCCCGCCGCAGCCGTGACGTCCAGCGCTCGGCCGCCTGA
- a CDS encoding tyrosine-type recombinase/integrase, with translation MTAKAYRLLRAVLNTAVDDELIRRNPCRIQGAGIERPTERPTATVAQVFHLADIVPGRLRVLILLAAFASLRYGELAALRRRDFDSRCQTLTVRATLVERQDGTLLFGPPKTDAGMRTVTIPAAIRRDVRAHLDDFVDEDQDALVFIGATGAVLRRSNFQRTSNWRVSVAAVGLPGFHFHDLRHTGNTLASRTGASLADLMARMGHASTRTAMIYQHTAREQDKQIADALSSQIKKSQDRARSGHGKRNE, from the coding sequence ATGACGGCCAAGGCGTACCGCCTTCTTCGCGCCGTCCTGAATACCGCCGTTGACGACGAACTGATCCGGCGCAACCCCTGCCGCATCCAGGGCGCGGGCATCGAACGGCCCACGGAGCGGCCGACTGCCACCGTCGCCCAGGTCTTCCATCTCGCCGACATCGTTCCCGGACGCCTCCGCGTCCTCATCTTGCTTGCCGCCTTCGCCAGCCTCCGATACGGAGAACTGGCGGCCCTGCGCCGTCGCGACTTCGACTCGCGCTGTCAGACCCTGACGGTCCGCGCGACTCTGGTCGAGCGCCAAGACGGCACCCTTCTTTTCGGCCCGCCCAAGACCGATGCCGGCATGCGAACCGTCACCATCCCTGCGGCCATCCGCCGAGATGTGCGCGCGCACCTGGATGACTTCGTCGACGAGGACCAGGACGCGCTCGTATTCATTGGCGCGACCGGCGCGGTACTGCGCCGCTCCAACTTTCAGCGCACCAGCAATTGGCGGGTGTCCGTGGCGGCGGTCGGCCTGCCCGGTTTCCACTTTCACGACCTGCGGCACACCGGCAACACCCTCGCCTCGCGGACCGGGGCAAGCCTCGCCGACCTGATGGCGCGCATGGGCCACGCCTCCACCCGCACCGCGATGATCTACCAGCACACCGCCCGCGAGCAGGACAAGCAGATCGCCGACGCGCTCAGTTCGCAGATCAAGAAGAGCCAGGATCGGGCACGTAGCGGGCACGGTAAGCGCAACGAGTGA
- a CDS encoding SdrD B-like domain-containing protein: MRTLAAAALVGVLVAVLPATAALAADPKPDIAVTSAADKANYAEGETFTITVTVKNKSSVDAKHVHYTGGDSQGVDGVAYGELSTGFDLAAGATKTVQLTGKTNHVAWQYGRGYVAFELTADNGEASDADNTTGVRLLVAGAFDDLGGYVFQGESYDAEWTPQTPGVPGVKVVATSADGKTKYAEAITDAKGLFRLAHLPAGDVLLTFTAPAGWKILAGENGEDDHTPAQVSADDSDEPRIFVPAKKVAVSSPSVSPSASASASSSAGPGLPVTGDNSAGPGLPVTGDNAMLLVGAAAVAVAVGIALVLVARRRRVHLQA; the protein is encoded by the coding sequence ATGCGCACGCTTGCCGCCGCCGCCCTCGTGGGCGTGCTCGTGGCCGTCCTCCCGGCAACGGCCGCCCTGGCCGCCGACCCCAAGCCGGATATCGCGGTGACCTCCGCCGCCGACAAGGCCAACTACGCCGAGGGCGAGACCTTCACCATCACGGTCACGGTGAAGAACAAGAGCTCCGTCGACGCCAAGCACGTGCACTACACCGGCGGCGACAGCCAGGGCGTCGACGGTGTCGCCTACGGCGAGCTGTCGACCGGCTTCGACCTCGCCGCCGGCGCCACCAAGACCGTTCAGCTCACCGGCAAGACCAACCACGTGGCGTGGCAGTACGGCCGCGGATACGTCGCCTTCGAGCTTACCGCCGACAACGGCGAGGCCAGCGACGCCGACAACACCACCGGCGTGCGGCTGCTGGTGGCGGGCGCCTTCGACGATCTCGGCGGCTACGTCTTCCAGGGTGAGTCCTATGACGCCGAGTGGACGCCCCAGACGCCCGGCGTCCCGGGTGTCAAGGTCGTCGCCACCAGTGCCGACGGCAAGACGAAGTACGCCGAGGCCATCACGGACGCCAAGGGCCTGTTCCGTCTCGCCCACCTCCCAGCCGGCGACGTCCTGCTGACCTTCACCGCCCCGGCGGGCTGGAAGATCCTGGCCGGCGAGAACGGCGAGGACGACCACACTCCGGCGCAGGTCAGCGCCGACGACAGCGACGAGCCGCGCATCTTCGTGCCGGCGAAGAAGGTCGCCGTGAGCTCGCCGAGCGTCTCGCCGTCGGCGTCGGCGTCGGCGTCGTCGAGCGCCGGCCCGGGCCTGCCGGTCACCGGCGACAACAGCGCCGGCCCGGGCCTGCCGGTCACCGGCGACAACGCCATGCTGCTCGTCGGCGCGGCTGCGGTCGCCGTCGCGGTCGGCATCGCGCTGGTGCTCGTCGCACGGCGCCGCCGCGTACACCTGCAGGCCTGA
- a CDS encoding VOC family protein — protein sequence MACRISELVLKCHDPEVLARFWCEVLDFIELDREEGVYIEIGPREGFGGPQPTIFLIRNDEPKNGHARLHIDVNPTDRDQDAELERLLAVGAKLVDIGQPADASWHVLADPEGNEFCLLKRRLDPL from the coding sequence ATGGCATGCCGTATCAGTGAGCTCGTGCTCAAGTGCCACGACCCCGAGGTGCTGGCGCGGTTCTGGTGCGAGGTCTTGGACTTCATAGAGCTCGATCGCGAAGAGGGGGTCTACATCGAGATAGGTCCGCGCGAAGGGTTCGGCGGCCCGCAGCCGACGATCTTCCTCATCCGCAACGACGAGCCGAAGAACGGGCATGCCCGGCTGCACATCGACGTCAACCCCACCGACCGCGATCAGGACGCCGAGCTCGAGCGCCTCCTGGCCGTCGGGGCCAAACTCGTCGACATCGGTCAGCCTGCGGATGCGTCCTGGCACGTCCTCGCCGATCCAGAAGGCAACGAGTTCTGCCTGCTCAAGCGCCGCCTCGACCCACTCTGA
- a CDS encoding DUF3592 domain-containing protein → MSRVVMLLRRPVWVTVGCVLLVVAGGALLWLPMHTQSALDDWKTELRAGGVPARAVVYDRVTKRGGTSTTMYLRYEMAGRTYEQEVGCFEVCRPAGDVVPIWVNRADPSDFVTDFDALSGHRGRIQGVLGAAGFVILVVAVPLTLSRIPFRRWFPRRATPRRSDAPSRYSAGFTSRSKHKRVGRQ, encoded by the coding sequence GTGAGCCGCGTGGTCATGTTGCTGAGGCGCCCGGTCTGGGTGACCGTCGGCTGCGTGTTGCTGGTGGTGGCCGGCGGTGCGCTGCTCTGGCTGCCGATGCACACCCAGTCCGCGCTCGACGACTGGAAGACCGAACTGCGAGCCGGAGGCGTACCGGCGCGGGCGGTCGTCTACGACCGGGTGACGAAGCGCGGTGGCACCTCCACCACCATGTACCTCCGGTACGAGATGGCCGGCCGGACGTACGAGCAGGAGGTCGGCTGCTTCGAGGTGTGCCGGCCGGCCGGCGATGTGGTGCCGATCTGGGTGAACCGCGCCGATCCGAGCGACTTCGTCACCGACTTCGACGCGCTCAGTGGACACCGAGGCCGCATCCAGGGTGTCCTGGGCGCGGCCGGGTTCGTGATCCTGGTCGTGGCGGTGCCGCTGACACTCTCCCGCATCCCGTTCCGGAGATGGTTCCCCCGGCGTGCGACGCCACGGCGGTCCGACGCTCCGAGCAGGTACAGCGCCGGGTTCACCAGCCGTTCCAAGCACAAGCGGGTCGGTCGACAGTGA
- a CDS encoding VOC family protein, whose amino-acid sequence MFTEAFPIVTTPDLPRLIAFYRDVVGFEQTYRFPDDGDPEFVALRLGNSELGLAADPKAGGPSVSHRWELCVYADDCDSAVDTLRAAGATVTEEPVDQPWGERSARVEDPDGNRLLVLSRL is encoded by the coding sequence GTGTTCACCGAAGCGTTTCCGATCGTGACGACGCCCGACCTGCCCAGACTGATCGCGTTCTACCGGGATGTCGTCGGCTTCGAGCAGACCTACCGGTTCCCCGATGACGGCGACCCGGAGTTCGTCGCACTCCGGCTGGGAAACAGCGAGCTGGGCCTGGCCGCCGACCCGAAGGCCGGCGGGCCCTCCGTCTCGCACCGCTGGGAACTGTGCGTCTACGCCGACGACTGCGACTCGGCCGTGGACACGCTGCGGGCCGCTGGCGCGACCGTCACCGAGGAGCCGGTCGACCAGCCGTGGGGTGAGCGGTCCGCCCGGGTCGAAGACCCGGACGGCAACCGGCTGCTGGTGCTGTCACGCCTGTAG